A single genomic interval of Candidatus Baltobacteraceae bacterium harbors:
- a CDS encoding plastocyanin/azurin family copper-binding protein: MKIDASFAVAALCVLCAACTPGAAGTPPPAGGSGSVIDVNLTQHAPTQTAAGESGGYAPAVTTVAVGSTIRFVNSDGFAHTATLIPGATTFPSGSPFAGSAQTQSGSVISAPWSSGTMQAGSGSQNIAIDRPGTYLFGCFFHYGAPMRGTIVAQ, encoded by the coding sequence GTGAAAATCGATGCATCGTTCGCGGTCGCCGCGCTCTGCGTGCTTTGCGCGGCGTGCACGCCCGGAGCCGCCGGAACTCCACCACCCGCCGGCGGCTCCGGCAGCGTCATCGATGTCAACTTGACCCAGCACGCGCCGACGCAAACCGCCGCTGGAGAGAGCGGCGGATACGCACCGGCCGTCACCACGGTCGCCGTCGGCTCGACGATTCGCTTCGTCAACAGCGACGGTTTCGCTCACACCGCGACGCTGATCCCCGGAGCAACGACGTTCCCAAGCGGGTCGCCGTTCGCGGGATCCGCGCAGACACAGAGCGGTTCGGTCATCTCGGCGCCGTGGAGCAGCGGCACGATGCAAGCCGGCAGCGGTTCGCAGAACATCGCAATCGATCGCCCCGGCACGTACCTTTTCGGCTGCTTCTTTCACTACGGCGCGCCCATGCGAGGAACGATCGTTGCGCAATAA
- a CDS encoding tetratricopeptide repeat protein: MYLRTMPLMLALAAATFASVSAQTYPSMHPVVRTTDAPALRAIASRREIDERFAIGLDAESKRAWAAAVPEFERIVALRPIEPLGSTAQYDLALAYAHLQRYDDAARALRGAIALDPGFLAAMANLISVDLARGDLRDARTVADRFVEIAPDSARALYSRGIVALRDGDAKTARADFGKLLQSDPSYAVAHYDLGLAEEQLGNYGGASVEFGTALALAPSYARARFALGAVFLHQGKKSQARAAFAQVASDPNGDPSLRTLAVAMRDSIASH, translated from the coding sequence ATGTATCTGCGAACGATGCCGTTGATGCTCGCGTTGGCCGCGGCGACCTTCGCTTCGGTTTCGGCACAGACGTACCCGTCGATGCATCCCGTCGTGCGAACCACCGATGCGCCGGCTTTGCGCGCGATCGCGTCGCGACGCGAAATCGACGAACGCTTTGCGATTGGGCTGGATGCCGAATCGAAGCGCGCGTGGGCCGCAGCGGTGCCGGAATTCGAACGCATCGTCGCCTTACGCCCGATCGAACCGCTCGGTTCGACCGCGCAATACGATCTCGCCCTCGCCTACGCGCACTTGCAGCGCTACGACGACGCCGCGCGCGCGCTCCGCGGCGCGATCGCCCTGGATCCGGGGTTCCTCGCCGCGATGGCCAACCTGATTTCGGTCGATCTTGCGCGCGGCGACCTGCGCGACGCGCGCACCGTCGCCGACCGATTCGTCGAAATCGCGCCCGACTCGGCGCGGGCGCTCTACTCGCGCGGCATCGTCGCCTTGCGCGATGGGGACGCGAAAACCGCCCGCGCCGATTTTGGTAAATTACTGCAGAGCGATCCGAGCTATGCGGTCGCCCACTACGATTTGGGTCTGGCCGAAGAACAGCTCGGCAATTACGGTGGAGCGAGCGTCGAATTCGGTACCGCCCTGGCGCTAGCCCCGAGCTACGCACGCGCTCGCTTCGCGCTCGGCGCCGTCTTTTTGCATCAGGGTAAGAAGTCGCAGGCCCGCGCGGCCTTCGCGCAAGTCGCGAGCGATCCCAACGGCGACCCGTCGCTTCGCACGCTCGCCGTAGCGATGCGCGACTCGATCGCTTCGCACTAA
- a CDS encoding SCO family protein: MRTHLRATATILVAIAALGLASPGGAAQAPHLQDQTGHRFTLASLRGTPLVLTFVAAHCTDACPLVNAQFAMAQRQIQDAHLRVRLLTVTLDPEHDSAATMRHLANVFSANPHNWLLASGNVADVHAIMTQFKVIAERGERGYADVHTTFVYFIDTHGRLRKTIIASTDLGTMLVAILHQNWRALAS; the protein is encoded by the coding sequence ATGCGCACGCACCTTCGCGCGACTGCGACGATCCTGGTAGCTATCGCCGCACTCGGTCTCGCGAGTCCTGGAGGTGCGGCGCAGGCGCCGCATCTCCAGGATCAAACGGGCCACCGATTCACGCTTGCGTCCTTGCGGGGAACGCCGCTTGTGCTGACGTTCGTAGCCGCACACTGCACCGATGCGTGCCCGCTCGTGAACGCCCAATTCGCCATGGCGCAACGCCAAATCCAAGACGCGCACCTGCGCGTGCGACTGTTAACGGTCACGCTCGATCCCGAACACGACTCGGCGGCGACCATGCGGCATTTGGCCAACGTTTTCTCGGCTAACCCCCACAACTGGCTGCTCGCCAGCGGGAACGTGGCCGACGTCCACGCGATCATGACGCAATTCAAGGTGATTGCGGAACGGGGCGAACGCGGTTACGCCGACGTGCACACCACGTTCGTGTATTTTATCGATACGCACGGAAGGCTGCGCAAGACGATCATCGCCTCGACCGACCTCGGCACGATGCTCGTCGCGATCCTTCACCAAAACTGGCGAGCGCTCGCGTCGTGA